A genome region from Vicinamibacterales bacterium includes the following:
- a CDS encoding mercuric reductase yields MDANSLIHPLDEANLKLLSHVRPKNWRNPTGDEVYDLLVIGAGTAGLVTASGAARLGAKVALVERALLGGDCLNVGCVPSKSLLRAARIVGEIRKGEVLGISVGAVEVDFKEVMRRMRRRRADISTHDSAQRFASLGVDVFFGDAQFTGPAEIAVNGQGLRFKRAVIATGTRPAVPSIPGLADIPYLTNETFYWLTERPSRLAIIGGGPVGCEMAQAFARFGSEVTLLDLSTQFLPREDRDAAEVVAGQLRRDGVRTELGLRLQLVKPSNDGFQVQFERDGVQSEVIGDQLLVATGRTPNVENLNLEAAGVAYSQQGVVVDDRLRTSAARIFAAGDVCSSFRFTHAAEAMARIVIQNALFFGRKSASALVIPWCTYTDPEIAHVGLYEQEAREQGRQVSTLTVPLSDVDRAVIDEEANGFVRVHHDRGKLLGCTIVARHAGEMIGEAACVITHGGSLADLSATIHPYPTQGEALKKIGDIYRLKLLTPRLRTWLKRYFAWCRSG; encoded by the coding sequence ATGGACGCTAATTCGCTTATCCACCCACTCGACGAGGCGAACCTCAAGTTGCTATCACATGTACGTCCTAAGAACTGGAGGAATCCTACCGGTGACGAAGTCTACGATTTACTCGTTATTGGTGCTGGCACAGCCGGTCTTGTGACCGCTTCTGGTGCGGCAAGATTAGGGGCGAAAGTGGCGCTTGTTGAGCGGGCACTTCTGGGTGGTGATTGTTTAAACGTGGGGTGTGTGCCATCTAAGAGTTTATTGAGGGCAGCTCGAATAGTAGGTGAAATACGTAAGGGTGAGGTGCTAGGTATCAGTGTTGGTGCAGTAGAAGTTGATTTTAAGGAGGTTATGCGGCGGATGCGCCGCCGCAGAGCAGATATCAGCACGCACGATTCAGCCCAACGTTTTGCGAGTCTTGGTGTAGACGTTTTTTTTGGTGACGCCCAATTCACCGGACCGGCCGAGATTGCAGTGAACGGGCAGGGGTTACGGTTCAAGCGCGCGGTTATTGCAACGGGTACGCGGCCAGCCGTACCATCGATTCCTGGTCTCGCTGACATTCCCTACTTAACGAATGAGACCTTTTATTGGTTGACTGAACGACCGAGTCGACTTGCGATCATTGGTGGAGGGCCTGTTGGCTGTGAGATGGCTCAGGCTTTTGCGCGGTTTGGTAGTGAAGTGACATTACTTGACTTGTCGACTCAGTTCCTACCCCGGGAAGACCGCGATGCTGCTGAGGTGGTGGCAGGTCAGCTTCGTCGTGATGGGGTGCGAACGGAACTAGGGCTACGGCTTCAGCTGGTGAAGCCGAGTAATGATGGTTTCCAAGTGCAGTTTGAGCGGGATGGCGTGCAAAGTGAGGTTATCGGCGATCAACTGCTTGTGGCGACTGGTCGCACGCCGAACGTGGAAAATCTTAATCTTGAGGCCGCCGGCGTTGCTTACAGTCAGCAGGGTGTGGTTGTCGATGACCGGCTGCGAACATCAGCGGCGCGTATTTTCGCCGCCGGAGACGTCTGTTCTTCATTTAGGTTTACTCACGCAGCCGAGGCGATGGCCCGTATCGTCATTCAGAATGCTCTATTTTTTGGTCGGAAGAGCGCTAGTGCATTGGTGATTCCTTGGTGCACCTATACTGATCCCGAGATAGCCCATGTGGGTTTGTATGAGCAGGAGGCTCGAGAACAGGGACGACAGGTCTCCACGTTGACGGTCCCGCTTTCTGACGTTGACCGTGCGGTAATTGATGAAGAAGCTAACGGATTTGTGCGTGTCCATCACGACCGAGGCAAGTTACTTGGATGTACTATTGTGGCAAGGCATGCTGGTGAAATGATAGGTGAGGCAGCGTGCGTCATTACTCATGGTGGCAGTCTTGCCGACCTATCTGCGACGATTCATCCTTATCCGACCCAAGGGGAAGCGCTTAAGAAGATTGGTGACATTTATCGGCTGAAGTTATTAACACCGCGCTTACGTACTTGGCTTAAACGTTACTTCGCTTGGTGCCGATCAGGGTAA
- a CDS encoding FAD-dependent monooxygenase: MASHYSVPSKVTQVLIVGAGPTGLIAANILGLAGIRTIVVERNSSTSDIPKGIYIDDEFFRTLDTVGLAGEIAEHCVSAAGVTYFSRFGFCITRVRGFITKNGYGNRSAIWQPELERILVRGARRFAAVTVQFGEPLLDLVDRGEVVVAGILNDNGVRQEIHADYVLGCDGGKSLVRKLLGIQMEGRSYKQPWVVVDVLNDSDASPFSKYFANPKRPTDSIPAPFHGRRFEFMLLPGEDPETMLEDRSLRRLFAPFRNFDNLEICRRAVYTFHALCVRTMRKGRVFLLGDAAHLMPPFGASGMNSGHRDASNLCWKLVAVFQGVTSMATLDTYETERLAHAQATINISVLLGRIVNTRSAVLAFFRDLLFWVLSRVPPTRGYITEMKYIPRARIGAGLVVHDASRSTPTWVGRMIPQPQVQDSTGATALLDCHLGYGFALIAVDCPGLDLASTLRHAYWQVLGVNVIHLFSTVQRPLGGAWLRLIDDRFREVVRQHTGEVLLVRPDRYVAAVASPHELDTLATKIEHLFHLGGKTPAL; this comes from the coding sequence ATGGCTAGTCATTACAGCGTGCCCTCAAAAGTAACTCAAGTACTCATCGTCGGTGCAGGGCCCACCGGCCTCATCGCGGCCAACATCCTTGGGCTAGCGGGAATTCGCACGATCGTTGTTGAGCGAAATAGTTCCACTTCAGATATTCCGAAAGGGATCTACATCGATGACGAGTTCTTTCGCACACTCGATACGGTTGGGCTCGCCGGTGAAATCGCAGAGCACTGTGTGTCGGCGGCTGGCGTCACTTACTTCTCTCGCTTTGGATTTTGCATCACGCGAGTCAGGGGTTTTATCACCAAAAACGGCTATGGAAACCGGTCGGCCATTTGGCAACCAGAACTGGAACGGATACTGGTTCGGGGCGCTAGGCGGTTCGCGGCGGTAACGGTTCAGTTTGGGGAGCCCTTGCTTGACTTGGTTGATCGAGGGGAAGTGGTGGTCGCCGGGATTCTGAATGACAACGGAGTGCGACAAGAAATCCACGCTGACTATGTCCTCGGGTGTGATGGTGGGAAGAGTTTGGTTCGAAAGCTATTAGGAATTCAGATGGAGGGTCGCTCATACAAGCAGCCATGGGTGGTGGTTGATGTACTCAATGACAGTGATGCGAGTCCATTTTCGAAATACTTCGCAAATCCCAAGCGTCCAACGGACAGTATTCCAGCGCCATTCCACGGTCGGCGATTTGAGTTTATGCTGCTGCCGGGTGAAGACCCGGAGACGATGCTCGAGGATCGCTCACTCCGCCGACTGTTCGCTCCATTCCGGAACTTTGACAATCTAGAGATCTGTCGGCGAGCGGTATATACCTTTCATGCACTGTGTGTTCGAACGATGCGGAAGGGGCGCGTATTTCTACTAGGTGACGCCGCCCATTTGATGCCGCCCTTCGGTGCGTCAGGGATGAACTCTGGGCACCGCGATGCATCAAATCTTTGCTGGAAGCTGGTTGCCGTTTTTCAGGGTGTCACGTCGATGGCGACACTTGATACCTACGAGACCGAACGTCTAGCTCACGCCCAAGCGACGATCAACATTTCAGTGCTACTTGGTCGAATCGTTAACACACGATCTGCCGTATTAGCATTTTTTCGGGACCTGCTGTTTTGGGTTCTTTCGCGAGTTCCGCCCACCCGTGGATATATCACCGAGATGAAGTACATTCCACGCGCAAGGATTGGGGCAGGACTAGTCGTGCACGATGCGTCCCGTTCGACGCCCACTTGGGTGGGTAGGATGATTCCGCAGCCTCAGGTGCAGGACTCGACTGGAGCGACGGCTCTCCTGGATTGCCATCTTGGGTACGGATTTGCACTCATTGCGGTGGATTGCCCTGGCCTAGATCTAGCCAGTACGCTCCGCCACGCCTATTGGCAAGTGTTAGGCGTAAATGTAATCCATCTATTTTCGACCGTTCAACGACCATTGGGTGGTGCGTGGCTGAGGCTCATCGATGACCGGTTTCGCGAGGTTGTCCGGCAGCATACCGGTGAAGTGCTGCTCGTCCGCCCAGACCGGTATGTTGCGGCGGTAGCCAGTCCTCACGAACTTGATACCTTGGCGACGAAGATTGAACACTTGTTCCACCTGGGTGGGAAAACTCCTGCGTTATAA
- a CDS encoding protein-disulfide reductase DsbD family protein, translating to MSSIAVKLGNPLRGTGVDGIRLTTDHLEAVAYPTDRIVAPGNRFSVVLDVTPKFGIHVYAPGSHSYQVITLRINPKEGLVTHPIIYPESEIYHFEPLDERVEVYQQPFRIAQDITIPTVPEIRQRAVDGGSLIIDGVFEYQACDDVICYNPVVLPVSWTLALRSIID from the coding sequence GTGTCGAGTATCGCCGTTAAACTCGGCAATCCGCTCAGAGGCACTGGGGTCGACGGGATAAGGCTGACGACCGACCATCTTGAGGCTGTGGCCTATCCGACCGATCGCATCGTTGCGCCCGGCAACAGGTTCTCGGTTGTCCTCGACGTGACACCGAAATTTGGCATTCACGTCTACGCGCCAGGTAGTCATTCGTATCAGGTGATTACTCTTCGAATAAATCCTAAGGAAGGGCTAGTTACCCACCCCATCATTTATCCCGAGTCGGAGATTTATCACTTTGAGCCGCTCGACGAGCGGGTAGAGGTCTATCAGCAGCCGTTTCGGATCGCACAGGACATCACAATTCCGACCGTGCCAGAGATTCGACAGCGTGCGGTGGATGGTGGGTCGCTGATCATCGATGGCGTGTTTGAGTACCAGGCGTGTGACGACGTAATCTGCTACAACCCTGTGGTCTTACCTGTTAGTTGGACGCTTGCCCTTCGCTCGATAATAGATTGA
- a CDS encoding MFS transporter: MLASPGSRALRRLGAALAYRNFRILWCGSFVSTVGMWVQRVAQNWLILTLTGSAFYLGLASFMSDLPVLLFTLIGGVIADRHDRRYLLIGSQCIQMVPAFVLAALVYFNVVQIWQILLLAFITGCGQAFGGPAHQSLIPALVPKENLPNAIALNSIQFNLGRFIGPLIAGVTMTALGTAACFGFNGLSFFVVIVALMSLRVKHLPPSTRQRMLDELRGGLFYVRHQGSLTSLTSLAFITTLLGFPLLTLLPVIAQDVFAQGVEQYSRMMAFVGAGAVVGALTVAWLGKFRHMGVTLLFVQLAFGGLVVAFSFSRVMLLSEVLLFFAGTMLIMVFSLTTSLVQLVAPNELRGRVMSIFMVAFRGGIPLGNLIAGSVADRISAPFVLGINGMVLTVIACYFLTRSHGVRTL, from the coding sequence ATGCTAGCGTCGCCGGGCTCGCGTGCCTTACGCCGCCTCGGCGCTGCACTTGCCTATCGTAACTTTCGTATCCTCTGGTGCGGCTCCTTCGTATCCACGGTCGGCATGTGGGTACAAAGGGTCGCGCAAAATTGGCTCATTCTTACACTCACTGGCTCAGCGTTCTATCTCGGCCTAGCTTCGTTCATGAGCGACCTACCGGTTCTACTTTTTACACTCATCGGAGGTGTCATTGCTGATCGTCACGATCGTCGTTATCTACTGATCGGTTCGCAATGCATTCAGATGGTCCCGGCTTTCGTCTTGGCCGCACTTGTCTACTTCAACGTCGTTCAGATCTGGCAGATTCTGCTCCTTGCGTTCATAACCGGGTGCGGCCAGGCATTCGGCGGTCCCGCGCACCAATCCCTCATACCAGCACTCGTTCCCAAAGAAAATCTACCCAACGCGATTGCACTAAATTCGATTCAATTCAATCTCGGTCGATTCATCGGACCACTCATCGCTGGAGTGACAATGACAGCGTTAGGCACAGCTGCCTGCTTCGGCTTTAATGGGCTCTCCTTTTTCGTGGTGATCGTCGCACTGATGTCGCTGCGCGTGAAGCATTTGCCGCCGTCAACCCGACAGCGCATGCTTGATGAATTACGAGGTGGACTGTTCTACGTCCGTCACCAAGGTTCACTGACCTCATTGACTAGCCTAGCTTTCATAACAACGCTTCTCGGCTTCCCGTTACTGACCCTACTACCCGTCATCGCTCAGGATGTCTTCGCGCAGGGAGTCGAACAGTACAGCCGGATGATGGCATTCGTAGGCGCCGGAGCAGTCGTGGGTGCGCTGACTGTCGCTTGGTTGGGTAAGTTCCGTCACATGGGCGTGACATTATTGTTTGTGCAGCTTGCCTTCGGCGGACTTGTCGTCGCTTTCTCATTTTCACGTGTAATGCTGCTAAGCGAGGTCCTGCTCTTCTTCGCTGGCACAATGCTCATCATGGTGTTCTCGCTGACCACTTCTCTCGTGCAACTCGTCGCTCCAAATGAACTCCGTGGCCGCGTCATGAGTATTTTCATGGTTGCGTTCCGTGGCGGAATCCCTCTGGGCAACCTGATCGCTGGCTCCGTGGCAGACCGAATATCTGCACCATTCGTATTAGGAATAAATGGCATGGTTCTCACCGTGATCGCCTGTTATTTTCTGACTCGAAGTCACGGGGTCAGGACTTTGTAA
- a CDS encoding TIGR04283 family arsenosugar biosynthesis glycosyltransferase, translating into MTHTSEPFISIIIPVLRDAEQLARLINTLPVVSVERSSEIIVVDGGSDPALEELRVRFPNIRWMQSRIGRGPQMNHGAAVSNGQWLCFIHADTGLPVGWDHEIARIDGMSDVVGGSFRFVLDAENWQARLLERGVGWRVRWLDLPFGDQGLFVRRDVFEAMGGYKSWPLMEDVDIVRRLRQRGRLWHSALPIRVSPRRWRRDGWFLRSAGNLCLLMLYMAGMSPERLARIYYRRNIRA; encoded by the coding sequence ATGACACATACGAGCGAACCGTTTATTTCGATCATTATTCCTGTGCTACGTGATGCGGAGCAATTGGCACGTTTGATTAATACGTTACCAGTAGTGAGCGTAGAACGCTCAAGTGAAATCATCGTTGTCGACGGCGGCTCCGATCCGGCCCTCGAAGAGTTGCGCGTCAGGTTTCCGAACATCCGCTGGATGCAGTCAAGGATTGGACGTGGGCCACAGATGAATCATGGAGCTGCGGTTTCGAATGGCCAGTGGCTGTGCTTTATCCACGCTGACACCGGTTTACCCGTTGGGTGGGACCATGAGATCGCTCGCATTGACGGAATGTCGGACGTCGTTGGTGGGAGTTTCCGATTCGTACTCGATGCTGAAAATTGGCAAGCGCGTCTGCTCGAACGTGGTGTGGGGTGGAGAGTCCGGTGGCTGGACTTGCCCTTCGGTGACCAAGGACTGTTTGTCAGGCGCGATGTCTTTGAGGCGATGGGTGGTTATAAGTCATGGCCATTGATGGAGGACGTTGATATCGTGCGCCGGCTTCGACAGCGAGGGCGGCTCTGGCATTCAGCTCTACCCATCCGAGTATCGCCGCGACGTTGGCGTCGCGACGGCTGGTTCCTTCGAAGCGCGGGAAATCTCTGCCTGCTAATGTTGTATATGGCCGGCATGTCGCCAGAACGACTGGCAAGGATTTACTACCGTCGCAACATTCGGGCTTAG
- a CDS encoding SET domain-containing protein-lysine N-methyltransferase produces the protein MSRRRTLEDYQERAKTLIERRRSKIHGWGVFAKTQIKRSTKIINYAGEKITQKKSLPRQDKYLEKGHIWCFELNSRWVRDAGVGGNIARFINHKCKPNCWVDIEGDVIWIRAAKNIRKGEELGYDYETDGDKTIQCRCRPGCKRKL, from the coding sequence GTGAGTCGTCGACGAACATTGGAGGATTACCAGGAGCGGGCGAAGACGTTGATCGAACGAAGGCGCTCAAAGATTCACGGTTGGGGTGTATTTGCAAAGACTCAGATCAAGCGAAGCACGAAGATCATCAACTACGCGGGTGAGAAGATTACCCAAAAGAAGAGTCTCCCGCGTCAGGACAAGTACCTGGAGAAAGGGCACATCTGGTGTTTTGAATTGAATAGCAGATGGGTGAGGGATGCAGGCGTGGGCGGGAATATCGCGCGCTTCATCAATCACAAGTGTAAACCTAATTGCTGGGTTGATATTGAAGGCGACGTTATATGGATCCGAGCGGCTAAAAATATTCGAAAGGGCGAGGAGTTGGGTTATGACTATGAGACCGATGGGGATAAGACCATTCAGTGTCGATGTCGGCCTGGTTGTAAGCGTAAGCTCTGA
- a CDS encoding error-prone DNA polymerase, protein MYIELHTASAFSFLDGASTPEALVDRAAALNYPALALLDRDGVYGAPRFHQAATAAGIRPIIGSELTITTVREDVDGFGDVCPWRLPVFVESKEGYCNLCRLVTRMKLRAPKGRGALTLEEFDGATRGLVALAGRPLLDSQQYGVGGMLDRLIGLFGSGNVYVEVQRHLLRDEEADTQALVALASAYHVPLLATNGVRFAASADRPLHDILTCIRHRTTVDQAGRRLARNAERYLKPSSDMVRLFHDFPEAVRASEVLADRLQYTLADLDYRFPEYPVPLGETMASFLRKITLVGAHERYRPYNERARRQIARELDLIEKLKLAGYFLIVWDIVNFCRQQGILAQGRGSAANSAVCYSLGITAVDPVGMDLLFERFLSEERGEWPDIDLDLPSGERRERVIQYVYERYGQLGAAMTANVITYRDRSVTRELGKALGLDSNEVDRLAKRSHFELTDSEEIPKHRLHDAACDTEDPRVRAFTALWPRMRDLPRHLGQHSGGMVICRGRLDEVVPLENASMSERTVIQWDKDDCVAMGIIKVDLLGLGMMAVLQDAITLINCQGGNDADGRSDAVRLDLAHVPPDDPDVYRMLCEADTIGVFQVESRAQMATLPRLRPKCFYDLVVEVALIRPGPIVGQMVHPYLKRRDGREPVTYPHLSLEPILRRTLGVPLFQEQLLRMAMVAAGFSGGEAEELRRAFGFKRSEQRMEKIETRLREGMVRQRIFGSAADEIVQSITSFALYGFPESHAASFALIAYASAYLKVHFPAAFYTALLNNQPMGFYHPATLVKDAQRHGVRFEAIDVQRSDWKCAVEVNGAIRLGICYVSGVRKDVGQAIETSNRLEVEANESEELARFASIEDLIARTSIRKDELAALAEIGALNAFGHDRRSALWQIEQAVRPEGDLFKGRGDSKLKSGVGRSPLEPMTLTERVIADYARTGLTLGPHPMALQRGELAMRGVLRAIDLPRTRNGRYVRIAGMVITRQRPGTAKGFVFLTLEDETGTASVIVSPSLFAKQCLDIVDESFLMAEGTLQIQKGVTSVKAERLSGLSGQYPAVNSHDFY, encoded by the coding sequence ATGTATATCGAGCTTCATACTGCTTCAGCTTTCTCCTTTCTCGATGGTGCGTCGACGCCAGAGGCACTTGTTGATCGCGCGGCCGCACTTAACTACCCAGCGCTTGCGTTACTCGATCGTGACGGAGTTTACGGCGCACCGAGGTTCCATCAGGCGGCAACAGCTGCCGGAATTAGACCGATTATCGGAAGTGAACTAACGATTACGACGGTGCGAGAGGATGTTGACGGATTTGGTGACGTATGCCCTTGGCGGCTACCGGTGTTCGTCGAGTCGAAGGAAGGCTATTGTAACCTCTGCCGACTCGTGACCCGGATGAAATTACGGGCGCCAAAAGGTCGAGGAGCACTCACACTTGAGGAATTTGATGGCGCAACGCGTGGTCTTGTTGCGCTGGCCGGTCGGCCGTTACTAGACAGTCAACAATATGGCGTCGGCGGGATGCTTGATCGACTCATTGGGCTATTCGGTTCTGGAAACGTCTATGTTGAAGTGCAACGGCATCTACTCCGGGACGAAGAGGCCGATACGCAGGCTCTGGTGGCTCTTGCATCGGCGTATCATGTGCCGCTCTTGGCGACTAATGGCGTGCGATTTGCCGCGTCAGCCGATCGTCCGCTCCACGACATCCTGACATGCATTCGCCATAGGACAACGGTCGACCAGGCTGGTCGACGTTTAGCACGTAATGCCGAGCGTTATCTGAAACCGTCCAGCGACATGGTTCGTCTGTTCCACGACTTTCCTGAGGCGGTTCGCGCATCCGAAGTACTCGCCGATCGACTGCAGTACACGCTGGCTGATCTCGACTACCGTTTTCCGGAGTATCCAGTACCGCTGGGTGAAACGATGGCATCATTTCTGAGAAAGATTACGTTGGTCGGTGCGCACGAACGCTACCGGCCGTACAACGAGCGCGCTCGACGGCAGATTGCACGAGAATTAGACCTCATCGAGAAACTCAAGCTAGCGGGTTATTTTCTTATTGTCTGGGACATCGTCAATTTCTGTCGCCAGCAAGGAATTCTTGCGCAGGGTCGTGGTTCGGCGGCTAACAGTGCTGTCTGTTACAGCTTGGGTATTACGGCGGTAGATCCTGTAGGCATGGATCTGCTGTTTGAACGGTTTCTTTCGGAGGAACGTGGAGAGTGGCCTGACATTGATCTCGACTTACCGAGCGGCGAGCGGCGCGAGCGTGTCATCCAGTACGTCTATGAGCGTTACGGGCAGTTGGGTGCTGCCATGACAGCGAATGTTATTACCTATCGCGACCGTAGCGTGACACGTGAGTTGGGCAAGGCGCTAGGGCTAGACTCCAATGAGGTCGACCGTCTGGCTAAACGGAGCCACTTCGAGTTGACTGACTCTGAGGAAATTCCTAAGCATCGTCTTCATGATGCAGCATGCGACACTGAGGACCCTCGTGTGCGGGCTTTTACCGCGCTCTGGCCTCGGATGCGTGATTTGCCGCGCCATTTGGGACAGCACTCCGGCGGTATGGTGATATGCCGCGGTCGGCTCGATGAAGTTGTTCCCCTCGAAAATGCCAGCATGTCCGAACGTACTGTTATCCAGTGGGACAAAGACGACTGTGTTGCCATGGGAATTATCAAGGTCGATTTACTCGGGCTTGGCATGATGGCTGTCTTGCAGGATGCGATTACTCTCATCAATTGCCAAGGAGGAAATGACGCGGACGGTAGGTCTGACGCCGTGCGTCTGGACCTAGCGCATGTACCGCCGGATGACCCCGATGTCTACCGGATGCTCTGTGAAGCTGACACTATCGGCGTGTTCCAGGTCGAGTCGAGAGCCCAGATGGCGACTTTGCCCAGGCTCCGTCCCAAGTGCTTCTATGACCTAGTGGTAGAGGTTGCGCTCATCCGTCCTGGCCCGATCGTTGGTCAGATGGTACATCCCTACTTAAAGCGACGAGATGGGCGCGAACCAGTGACGTATCCGCACCTGTCACTCGAACCAATTTTGCGTCGCACATTGGGAGTGCCGCTCTTTCAGGAACAACTCCTGCGGATGGCGATGGTGGCGGCTGGATTCTCTGGTGGTGAGGCTGAGGAGTTACGGCGAGCTTTCGGTTTTAAACGATCAGAGCAGCGCATGGAGAAGATTGAGACGCGCTTACGCGAGGGGATGGTTCGGCAGAGGATTTTTGGTTCTGCAGCCGACGAAATCGTGCAGTCGATCACGTCGTTCGCACTGTATGGGTTCCCCGAATCACATGCGGCGAGCTTTGCGTTAATTGCCTATGCGAGCGCATATCTTAAGGTACATTTTCCAGCTGCCTTTTATACCGCTCTCTTGAATAACCAGCCTATGGGGTTTTATCACCCTGCAACATTAGTCAAAGATGCACAGCGTCACGGTGTGCGGTTCGAAGCGATCGATGTGCAGCGATCTGACTGGAAGTGTGCGGTTGAGGTAAACGGTGCGATACGACTAGGGATTTGTTACGTGTCCGGTGTACGAAAAGATGTTGGGCAAGCCATTGAAACTTCTAATCGATTGGAAGTGGAGGCAAATGAGAGCGAGGAGCTAGCACGCTTTGCGTCAATCGAAGATTTGATTGCACGGACCAGTATTCGGAAGGACGAACTAGCAGCGCTCGCGGAGATTGGTGCGCTGAACGCATTCGGACACGATCGACGCAGTGCGTTGTGGCAGATTGAGCAGGCGGTTAGGCCGGAAGGAGACCTCTTCAAGGGGAGAGGTGACAGTAAGCTGAAATCAGGAGTAGGGAGATCTCCTTTGGAACCGATGACGCTGACCGAACGCGTAATTGCCGATTACGCTAGAACAGGATTAACGCTTGGACCGCATCCGATGGCTTTACAACGTGGGGAACTGGCGATGCGCGGTGTGTTACGGGCTATTGATTTGCCACGTACGCGAAACGGTCGGTACGTTCGCATCGCGGGTATGGTTATTACCCGTCAGCGTCCCGGCACAGCTAAAGGTTTCGTCTTTCTAACACTTGAGGACGAGACTGGTACGGCGAGTGTTATCGTGAGTCCCTCTCTATTTGCCAAGCAGTGTCTAGACATCGTGGATGAGTCATTTCTGATGGCTGAGGGTACACTGCAGATTCAGAAGGGAGTGACATCGGTTAAGGCAGAGAGGTTGAGCGGACTCAGTGGCCAGTATCCAGCGGTCAACTCACACGATTTCTACTGA
- a CDS encoding YqiA/YcfP family alpha/beta fold hydrolase has translation MHLFYLHGFASSAKSTKAMWLAERLRSLGLPLHCPDFNEPEFKTITTSRMIGQVDNAIARLSEGPVVLIGSSLGGFVAWHTAARQSFEAVARSPITQLILLAPALDFGTNRRMGTVGVEQWRDDGHLDIVHHAFGERRQVGYELYADAAQYDSFSIQDGPSTIIFQGRLDDAVDPVMVERFARSRSYVECCLLDDGHQLHDSLDTIWDRITTFLGLKGSG, from the coding sequence ATGCATCTATTTTATCTGCATGGTTTTGCATCGTCAGCTAAGTCCACAAAGGCGATGTGGCTTGCGGAACGCTTACGGTCCCTTGGTTTACCGTTGCACTGTCCAGACTTTAATGAACCCGAATTTAAAACTATTACAACATCTCGCATGATTGGGCAGGTCGACAACGCCATTGCGCGACTGTCTGAGGGGCCGGTCGTCTTGATAGGGTCCAGTCTTGGGGGGTTTGTGGCGTGGCATACTGCCGCGCGCCAATCTTTCGAGGCAGTAGCTCGTTCACCAATTACACAGCTAATTCTCCTAGCCCCGGCCTTAGACTTTGGCACCAATCGCCGTATGGGTACGGTTGGGGTTGAGCAGTGGCGAGACGATGGGCATCTCGATATCGTTCATCACGCTTTTGGTGAGCGCCGTCAGGTGGGTTATGAGCTTTACGCCGACGCGGCGCAATACGACTCATTCTCGATTCAAGACGGACCATCGACGATCATCTTCCAAGGGCGTTTGGACGACGCTGTTGATCCAGTCATGGTAGAGCGCTTTGCCCGGTCACGTTCCTACGTAGAGTGCTGCCTACTTGATGATGGCCATCAGCTTCACGATAGCCTAGACACTATCTGGGATCGCATTACCACTTTTCTTGGTCTAAAGGGCAGCGGGTAA